In Flavobacteriales bacterium, one genomic interval encodes:
- the rnpA gene encoding ribonuclease P protein component: MATFRKHEHLCRRLLIQEVFTTGRAVHDHPFKLVGKKLALPTVAPAQVAFSVPKRGMKRAVDRNRIKRLMREAYRQNKPNLYERLGTEGLQYAWLLIYQGKAGITYSEVEQKISRSLDRWMKEHG, from the coding sequence ATGGCGACCTTCCGTAAACATGAACACCTCTGCCGGCGTCTCTTGATCCAGGAGGTCTTTACCACGGGTCGTGCGGTGCATGACCATCCCTTCAAACTGGTTGGGAAGAAGTTGGCATTGCCTACCGTAGCGCCTGCGCAAGTAGCGTTCTCGGTTCCGAAGAGAGGGATGAAAAGAGCCGTTGACCGCAACCGCATCAAACGCCTTATGCGCGAAGCCTACCGGCAGAACAAGCCGAATTTATATGAACGGCTCGGTACCGAAGGGTTACAGTATGCGTGGCTGTTGATCTATCAAGGAAAGGCGGGAATAACCTATTCTGAGGTAGAGCAGAAAATATCCCGGAGTTTGGATCGTTGGATGAAAGAGCATGGGTAA
- a CDS encoding O-antigen ligase family protein: MRNRAIFRTIHVAALCLCAILLPWSTAILSMAQMLLALNWFVDGYVNKDLSARLRKGFTSTTSLVFISFFVLHVVGLLWTSPEGMAWGMDLARILFPVVVFSVILSGSERLTQKELRTILLFGAWSVVASTVICFIGFVPSGDGYREFSIFISHIRLSLLLCFAIVVFFNYRARSWIMVAQTIASLWVLYVINRLGSIQGFMILFVLGGLLLWRLLGRIQPLLRYTIRFVLIAVPLCVLVWVGSTVTKSFSLPDPVAMGAGEYTAGGEAYTYDATNPQKENGAYVWSYIAWAELDRTWKTRSRLGLADMDSSGHILYGTLFRYLSSKGLHKDSIAITGLAASEIEAIERGVTNTGNESKLEQRFSEVVMELGQYKAYGNADGHSVAMRLEFWKAGSAIAKANWLTGVGTGDTQVAFDEYYEATNSTLAEEWRLRAHNEYLTLLISFGVLGLLWTLFSWWWPAYVTGAWRDPLFIAWAVIFGISCLTDDTIETQAGATFFALYYAVLVFAAPERSSSRIEP; this comes from the coding sequence ATGCGCAATAGAGCCATTTTTCGCACGATACATGTAGCGGCACTTTGTCTATGCGCCATTTTACTTCCGTGGAGCACTGCGATCCTGAGCATGGCACAAATGCTCCTCGCGTTGAACTGGTTCGTTGATGGATACGTGAACAAGGACCTCAGTGCACGGTTGCGCAAGGGATTCACGAGTACGACCTCACTGGTGTTCATTTCGTTCTTCGTTCTACACGTTGTTGGGCTTCTTTGGACTTCCCCTGAAGGGATGGCCTGGGGTATGGATCTTGCCAGGATCCTGTTCCCTGTTGTCGTGTTCAGTGTGATCCTTTCCGGGTCCGAAAGGCTCACGCAGAAAGAACTGCGTACGATACTGTTGTTCGGTGCATGGAGTGTTGTTGCAAGCACGGTCATTTGTTTTATCGGGTTCGTTCCTAGCGGTGATGGCTACCGTGAATTCTCGATCTTCATCAGTCACATTCGACTTTCGCTTCTGCTGTGCTTCGCGATCGTTGTCTTTTTCAATTACCGAGCTCGATCCTGGATCATGGTCGCGCAGACCATCGCTTCGTTGTGGGTACTCTATGTCATCAATAGGTTGGGGAGTATTCAAGGGTTCATGATCCTGTTCGTATTGGGCGGCCTGTTGCTTTGGCGTTTGCTTGGTCGGATCCAACCACTTCTGCGATATACGATACGCTTCGTCTTGATCGCTGTTCCGCTCTGCGTATTGGTATGGGTTGGAAGCACAGTAACGAAGAGCTTTTCACTTCCGGATCCAGTTGCTATGGGTGCCGGTGAATACACTGCTGGCGGTGAAGCGTATACCTATGATGCAACCAATCCGCAGAAGGAGAACGGCGCTTATGTATGGTCATACATTGCGTGGGCCGAGCTGGATAGAACATGGAAGACCAGAAGCCGACTTGGGCTTGCCGACATGGATAGTAGCGGTCATATTCTATATGGAACATTGTTCCGGTATCTAAGTTCCAAAGGCCTTCACAAGGACAGCATTGCGATAACGGGCCTTGCGGCGAGTGAAATTGAAGCAATAGAACGTGGCGTAACCAATACAGGCAATGAAAGCAAGTTGGAGCAACGATTCTCAGAAGTCGTGATGGAGCTGGGTCAGTACAAAGCGTACGGGAATGCGGACGGTCATTCCGTTGCCATGCGACTTGAATTCTGGAAGGCGGGATCGGCCATTGCGAAAGCAAATTGGTTGACGGGAGTTGGTACCGGAGATACCCAAGTAGCGTTCGACGAATACTACGAGGCGACCAACTCCACGCTTGCGGAGGAGTGGAGGCTCCGAGCACACAATGAATACCTCACGTTACTCATTAGCTTCGGTGTTCTGGGTCTGTTGTGGACCCTGTTCAGTTGGTGGTGGCCAGCTTATGTGACCGGTGCTTGGCGCGATCCACTGTTCATTGCATGGGCCGTGATCTTCGGGATCAGTTGTTTAACGGACGATACGATAGAGACCCAAGCTGGTGCAACATTTTTCGCGTTGTACTATGCAGTACTTGTGTTCGCTGCGCCTGAACGCTCTAGTTCGCGGATAGAACCTTGA
- a CDS encoding S41 family peptidase, producing the protein MDKKTTTAQWKLWLLGGAIIGGGAFTLSAGDSYFEISKNLEIFTELYKELNIYYVDDTEPGQLMKTGIDAMLASLDPYTQYIAESDMEDYRFMTTGQYGGVGALIKQKDERVFFSEPYEGYPAQKAGVWAGDEILEVDDKKIPGLSTEEVSKLLKGQAGSAVKIVTQRQGSAPETHTLMREEIKIPDVPFKGMIDPVGMVGYLKLNSFTQTASQEVRNAVKELKDQGATKVVLDLRGNGGGLLREAVNIVNLFVPKNQLVVETKGKIPEWDKTYKTLSEPLDAEIPLVILVDGQSASASEIVSGAFQDLDRATVIGERTYGKGLVQQTRDLYYNSKLKVTVAKYYIPSGRCIQKLDYAHRDSSGHAILFKEDSIAEFRTRNGRPVFDGRGVFPDVEVEDPELAKVVGGLYNKDLFFDFATDYRLAHAEIAEPEQFKVSDELYQQFVDFVKDKEFDYDTETMEALLVLEEKAKKERYYDHAKEQLDALRAELRPDRSEELMRFRSDIEEVLKSELVARYYFQTGRAKASMGSDPYILKAIDVLNKGEYKTILAGTGSTSGK; encoded by the coding sequence ATGGATAAGAAAACGACGACTGCACAATGGAAACTCTGGCTATTAGGCGGAGCTATAATTGGCGGAGGTGCCTTCACCCTATCGGCTGGGGACAGCTACTTCGAGATCAGTAAGAACTTGGAGATCTTCACGGAGCTGTATAAGGAGCTCAATATCTATTACGTGGACGATACGGAACCCGGCCAGTTGATGAAGACCGGCATCGACGCGATGTTGGCGTCATTGGATCCGTACACTCAATACATCGCCGAAAGCGATATGGAGGATTACCGCTTCATGACCACTGGGCAATACGGTGGCGTTGGCGCGTTGATAAAGCAGAAGGATGAGCGTGTATTCTTCAGCGAACCGTATGAAGGCTACCCGGCCCAGAAGGCTGGAGTCTGGGCCGGTGATGAGATCCTGGAAGTGGATGATAAGAAGATACCAGGCTTGTCTACTGAAGAGGTAAGCAAGCTGTTGAAAGGTCAGGCAGGATCTGCGGTGAAGATCGTTACTCAGCGGCAAGGATCCGCACCGGAAACGCATACGTTGATGCGGGAAGAGATCAAGATCCCCGATGTGCCTTTCAAAGGAATGATCGATCCAGTTGGTATGGTCGGTTACTTGAAGTTGAACAGCTTTACGCAAACGGCAAGTCAGGAAGTGCGCAATGCGGTGAAGGAGTTAAAGGATCAGGGTGCCACCAAAGTGGTGTTGGATCTTCGCGGGAATGGTGGCGGTCTGCTGCGCGAAGCGGTGAACATCGTCAACCTTTTCGTGCCGAAGAACCAATTGGTGGTAGAGACCAAAGGCAAGATCCCGGAATGGGATAAAACGTATAAAACATTGAGCGAACCGTTGGATGCGGAGATCCCGTTGGTGATCCTTGTCGATGGACAAAGTGCCAGTGCAAGCGAGATCGTTAGTGGAGCATTCCAGGACCTGGATCGTGCCACGGTGATCGGTGAGCGTACGTACGGCAAAGGCCTTGTGCAACAAACGCGTGATCTCTATTACAACAGTAAGTTGAAAGTGACCGTGGCCAAGTATTACATCCCCAGTGGTCGTTGTATCCAGAAGTTGGATTATGCTCACCGGGATAGTTCCGGCCATGCGATCCTGTTCAAGGAAGACTCGATCGCAGAATTCAGGACACGCAACGGAAGACCTGTATTCGATGGTCGCGGCGTATTCCCTGATGTGGAAGTAGAGGACCCGGAACTTGCAAAAGTGGTCGGTGGACTCTACAACAAAGACCTGTTCTTCGACTTCGCCACCGATTATCGCTTGGCCCATGCCGAGATCGCTGAACCGGAGCAATTCAAAGTGAGTGATGAATTGTACCAACAGTTCGTTGATTTCGTGAAGGACAAAGAGTTCGATTACGATACGGAGACCATGGAAGCGTTGCTGGTACTGGAGGAAAAGGCCAAGAAAGAACGGTACTATGACCACGCCAAGGAACAGCTGGATGCACTACGTGCTGAACTGCGTCCGGATCGTTCGGAGGAACTGATGCGTTTCCGCAGTGATATTGAAGAGGTCCTTAAAAGCGAATTGGTAGCACGCTATTATTTCCAGACAGGCCGTGCAAAGGCATCGATGGGGAGTGATCCGTATATCCTGAAAGCCATTGATGTGCTCAATAAAGGCGAGTACAAGACCATTTTGGCCGGCACTGGATCAACCAGCGGGAAATAA
- a CDS encoding DUF4271 domain-containing protein — MSAWWVALVLLVVFIIIAITNVSSPRKWRLLGQALFQMRLGKQTLREEIDLQDRTLLGLLFCSVLVMGLFAWQVFIYLDIPGSPGYLVWVFLIAAVVFIQSLVLRIAAMIMRVDNGLGEHLYSGLLVFILAGLVLLPLAVLIAYRPEWRYELLVAGGVVTVLLLLFRWLRGVWIGIGEGVPVRYIIIYLCATEILPLLLLVDALRRPIPSLINL; from the coding sequence ATGAGTGCTTGGTGGGTGGCGTTGGTATTGCTCGTGGTGTTCATCATTATTGCGATCACCAATGTGAGTTCACCCCGGAAATGGCGGTTGCTTGGTCAGGCGTTGTTCCAGATGCGTTTGGGTAAACAGACGTTACGGGAGGAGATCGATCTACAGGATAGGACCTTGCTGGGTCTACTTTTCTGCTCGGTGCTGGTCATGGGCTTATTCGCATGGCAGGTGTTCATTTATCTGGATATCCCTGGATCGCCTGGTTATCTTGTCTGGGTGTTTCTGATCGCTGCCGTGGTGTTCATACAGAGTTTGGTATTGCGTATTGCAGCAATGATCATGCGTGTGGACAATGGTCTTGGTGAGCATCTGTATTCCGGTCTTTTGGTATTTATATTGGCCGGTCTTGTCCTGCTCCCATTGGCCGTGCTCATTGCTTACCGTCCGGAATGGCGTTATGAGTTATTGGTAGCTGGTGGTGTGGTCACGGTATTGCTGTTGCTTTTCCGCTGGCTACGCGGTGTTTGGATCGGAATAGGTGAGGGCGTGCCTGTCCGTTACATAATTATTTACCTTTGCGCCACAGAAATACTCCCATTACTGCTATTGGTCGACGCTTTGCGCCGACCAATTCCCTCCCTGATCAACCTCTAA
- a CDS encoding uroporphyrinogen-III synthase has protein sequence MKIKTILVSQPAPTDEKSPYHELASKHGLKIDFRPFIKVESVDGQTFRQERISILDHTAIVLTSRNAVDHFFRMAKELRLTIPETMKYFCVSESVAYYVQKYIVYRKRKVFIGKQTFHDLIDVIKKHKNEKYLVPSSDIQKSEIPSLLAKANVKFTNAVFYRTVASDLSDLKNLKYDMLVFFSPGGIESLLKNFPKFKQGTTLIACFGSTTSKTARDNGLRLDLEAPLPEAPSMTGAIELYIKRESKKKK, from the coding sequence TTGAAGATCAAGACCATTCTTGTATCCCAACCTGCTCCTACTGACGAAAAGTCGCCTTACCACGAGCTTGCCAGCAAGCACGGGTTGAAGATCGATTTTAGACCGTTCATTAAAGTGGAGTCCGTGGATGGTCAAACGTTCCGTCAGGAGCGGATCAGTATATTGGACCATACAGCGATCGTTCTTACCAGTAGGAACGCGGTGGATCATTTCTTCCGGATGGCCAAGGAGCTGCGGCTCACCATTCCGGAGACAATGAAGTACTTCTGCGTGAGCGAGAGTGTCGCTTATTATGTGCAGAAATACATTGTCTATCGCAAACGCAAGGTCTTCATCGGAAAGCAGACGTTCCATGATCTGATCGATGTCATCAAAAAACACAAGAACGAAAAATACCTTGTGCCAAGTAGTGATATCCAGAAGAGTGAGATCCCGTCACTGCTCGCCAAGGCGAATGTGAAATTCACCAACGCAGTGTTCTATCGCACGGTAGCGAGTGATCTAAGCGATCTGAAAAACTTGAAGTACGACATGTTGGTGTTCTTCAGCCCAGGCGGTATAGAAAGTCTGCTGAAGAATTTTCCGAAGTTCAAACAAGGAACCACATTGATCGCCTGTTTTGGTTCCACCACCTCGAAAACTGCGCGTGACAATGGCCTTCGGTTGGATCTTGAAGCACCATTACCGGAAGCACCAAGTATGACCGGTGCCATAGAGCTCTACATAAAGCGGGAGAGCAAAAAGAAGAAGTAG
- the yidD gene encoding membrane protein insertion efficiency factor YidD, whose protein sequence is MGKLFSWPLIALVRLYQYLISPLLPGACRYSPSCSEYGLQALRTHGAFRGGWLTLKRFISCNPWGGHGHDPVPEKSYQHG, encoded by the coding sequence ATGGGTAAACTTTTTTCATGGCCGTTGATCGCGTTGGTAAGGTTGTATCAGTACTTGATCTCGCCCTTACTGCCCGGTGCATGCCGCTATTCACCTTCGTGTTCGGAGTACGGATTGCAGGCGTTACGCACCCACGGAGCGTTCCGTGGCGGGTGGCTTACGCTTAAACGCTTCATATCTTGCAACCCATGGGGTGGTCATGGCCATGACCCTGTTCCAGAAAAATCCTATCAACATGGATAA